The Candidatus Baltobacteraceae bacterium DNA window ACGAGCGGTTTTTGATTTTCAGATCGGGCGACGCGAGCGACCCATGCAATAGCGGAGTAGAACTGCTCAACGGTCGCCCACATGAGTCGTTTAGCCCGAACGCGGACTATCCGTACGTAATTATCGGTCCGGAATGAGCCCGAGAAAATTGCGCATAATGTCTTCACCGTGTTCGCTGAGCACCGATTCGGGATGGAACTGCACGCCGTGCACCGGTTTTTCGGCGTGCGCGATGCCTTGAATCACGCCGTCGTCGCTTCGGGCGGTAACGTGGAGCGTTTCGGGCAGCGAATCCGGTGCAAGGCAAAGCGAGTGGTAGCGCGTGAACTGCACGCGTCCGGGAAGACCGGCGAAAATTCCCGAGCCATCGTGCACCACGACTGATGTTTTCCCGTGCATCTGCTTTGGCGCGTGAGTAACCGTGCCGCCCATCACCTCGCCGATCGCCTGCAGTCCCAAGCACACGCCGAGCACCGGCATGTCGCGGTCGATCGCGGCCTTGAGAACCGCCAGCATCTGCGGCGTTTCGCTGGGTTTGCCCGGCCCCGGTCCGACGACGAGCGCGTCGTACTGGTCGAGCAACCCCGCCGTTAAGCGCGGATCGTCGTTGAGCAGCACGTCTTGCTGCGCCCCCTGCGACGCCAGCAAATGCACGACGTTGTACGTGAAGCTGTCGAAGTTATCGATGAAGAGTATCTTTTTCACAGGCCTAGTACCGTGCGGGCGATTCGCGTTTTGTGCAACACCTCTTCGTATTCGGCAACGGGATCGCTGTCTGCGACGATGCCGGCCGACGCTTGCCACCACGCGCGGCCGTCGCGCACGTGAATGCTGCGCAGGGTAATACAGGAATCGAAGTCGCCGCCGAACGACCAGCGTCCGACGCTGCCCGCGTAGAAACCGCGCGTTATCGGTTCGAGTTCGTCGATGAGCTGCATCGCGCGCACTTTCGGCGTGCCGGTCACGGTACCGGCCGGAAAGCCGGCGCGAAACAGATCGAGGCCGTCGCAATCGTCGCGCAGGCGGCCGACGACGTTGGAGACGATGTGCATCACGTGACTATAGCGCTCGATCTGCAGCAGCTCGTCGACGCGCACGCTGCCGTAGTCGCAAACCGTTCCGAGATCGTTGCGGCCCAAATCGACGAGCATGACGTGCTCGGCGCGTTCCTTTTCGTCCGAGAGCAGCTCGGCGGCGATGCGGGCGTCGTCTTCGTCGTCCGCGCCGCGCGGACGCGTGCCGGCCAGCGGCCGAATGCGCGCCTTGCGCCCCTCCAGGCGCACCAAAAATTCCGGCGACGCGCCCAGCAGTTGTCCGAACGGCGTGTCGACGTAAAACATATACGGCGACGGATTGGCGCGCCGCAGCGCGCGATATAGGTCGAACGCCGTTCCCTGCAGCTCCGCACCGAAGCGAATGCCGAGCTGCAGCTGATAGACGTTGCCGTCGAAGATGTGGCCCTTCACGCGCTCGGCAAGCTCGAGATAGCGCTCGCGGGCGATCGATTGCGACGCCGTTCCTTTGGCGCGCACCGGCCGTACCGGCGGCGCTGCGACGGCGAATAGCCGGTCGACGCACCCGTCGATGCGTTCTTCGGCTTTCGACGGCTCCGGATCGCACGCCCAGATCGTGAGGGCATGGGTGAAATGATCGAAGATCAGCCACGTCGCGGGAATCGCGACGTAGGCCGCCGGCATCGACGGCGGCGACGGCTCGCGCCGCTGCAGCCGCGCCATCGGACGGGCCGCATCGTACGAAAATGCTACGAGAGCACCGCCAAGCGCCGCGTGCTCGCCGTCGACGCGATGCTCGGCAACGAACGCACGCAGGCGGTCGTAGAGCGATTCGCCGGCGTCGAACTCGGCGGCTGCGAGGTAATCCAAGCCGATGAACGTGTAGCGCGACAATCGTCCGCCATGCTCGACGCTTTCGAGCATGCACTTACCATCGAGCGCGAGATATGCCCCGATCGGCGTGAGCACGTCGGCGGGAATGGCGCGAACGCGGGCAATCACAGGGGGCGTCGCTTACGACGCGACGTTCTGGGATTCCGTTAGTGCTTGAGGTCGGGCCGCTCTTGCGTGAGCTTCGCTGCGAAGGTGGGCGGCAGATTGTCGAGGATCGTCCCCGCGGCTTCGGTCGGCATCAGTGCGAGGATGCGCGCGACGTACGACGGCGGCAAGCGCTGTGCAACCTTGGCTGCGTTTTCGGGATCCATGGCGGCCCAATAGTCGGCCGTTCGCTTCATGTCGGGGGTCGTGTTGGCGGACAAGTCCGACCCCGTGAGCGCGATGCTTCCGCTGGGGAGTCCGGGAACCGACGGCCCCGGACGCGGCGAGCTTCTGCCGAGCGCCGCGCCTCGAGTGGATGCTTGTGCGGCGTTACCCGCGGCCGATGCCAACTGCGTCTGCGCCTGATCGAGTTGTGTTTGCAAGCCGCCGATCTTCTTGTCTTTGCCCTGCGCGTCGCTCTTGGCCGTCGCAAGCTGCCCTTGCAGCGACGCGATCTGACGATTGAGATCGGTGATCTTCTGGTTTTGCACCGCAAAGTGGAACGGTGCCGCGATGGTGTCGAAATACGCTTGCGTATTGCGCACCAGCGGCGCCATCGGACCCGTCGACATCGCCTTGCGCGACGGTCCCCAGCTCAAAGCGAACCCGACGAGCGCGATCGCTACGATAGGCAATATCAAACGTTTGAACGGAAACGGTTTCTTCCGCTTGCGCGTGACGATCACGGCAACCCTCCAGCATTTCGTTGCAAACGCCCTTCCATTCGGGCGTTTCCATCGTCGAGCTCGATTTGCTCGACGCGCAGCTCTTCGGCCGTGAAGGCCAACTTGCGGCGCTCCTTGAGCTTGTCGACAACCTTTCGGTTCTTGCTTGCGGCGATGAGATCTTTGCGCGCGCGGTCCAGGGCGACCTGGCGCTCGGCCAGCACCTTGATCTGCGCGTCGATCGTGCGGTCGAGGAACTGCAGGTGTGCGTAGCGCAGCCGCAGCTCTTCGACGTCGAAGTCGCGGTGGCGTTCGCGCAGCTCGCGGCTATTGGTGCGAAACTCGCCGTTGAGCCGGTCGAGCTCGCGACGCGCCTCGTCCCAGGCGAGTTGGCGCATCGCCATCGTCTGCTGCTTCTGATCCTCGATGCGCTTGCGATATTCGAGCACCGGCTGCAGGGTGAAGTTGAACTTCTTGCGCACGCTATGCCACCGCCAGCAGCGCCTTCATCGTCTGCTCGTAGGCGTTGGTCTCGTAGATGCCTTGGCGTAGGAAGTGCTTGATGGCCTCGATCTTCGTGAGCGCGAGGTCGACGCGCGGATTGCTCCCGGGGACGTAGGCGCCGATGTTGATGAGGTCCTCGACATCGCGGTAGGTCGCCAGCACGTCCCGGATTGCCGACGCCGCCGAGAAATGATTGGCGTCCACGACGTCGGGCATGACGCGGCTGACGCTCTGCAGCACGTCGATGGCTGGATAATGGTTGGCCGACGCGAGCGAACGCGACAACACGACGTGGCCGTCGAGGATGGCGCGAACCGCGTCGGCGATCGGCTCGTTCATGTCGTCGCCGTCGACGAGCACCGAAAAGAGTCCGGTGATCGTTCCACGCTCGGCCGTGCCCGCACGCTCGAGCAGTTTGGGCAGCAACGCGAAGACCGACGGCGTGTAGCCGCGCGTCGTGGTCGGCTCGCCGATGGAGAGCCCGACCTCGCGTTGCGCCATCGCAAAGCGCGTGACTGAGTCCATCATGAACATCACGTCGAGGCCCTGATCGCGAAAGTATTCGGCGATCGTCATCGCGACAAAGGCCGCCTTGATGCGCACGAGCGCCGGCTGATCGCTCGTCGAGACGATCACGACGCTGCGCCGCAATCCCTCTTCCCCGAGATCGCGCTCGATGAAATCGCGGACCTCTTTGCCGCGCTCGCCGACGAGCGCGATGACGTTGACGTCGGCCGACGTGTTGCGCGCGATCATGCCGAGGATCGTCGACTTTCCGACGCCCGAGCCGGCAAAGATCCCGACGCGCTGACCTTTTCCGCACGTCAGCATGCCGTCGATCGCGCGAATGCCTAGCGAGAGCGGCTCGGTGATGCGCGCGCGGGCGAGCGCCGGCGGCGGCGCCGACGTGACGCGCAAGCGCTTCTCGGCGTTGATGTGGCCTTTACCGTCGATCGGAAGACCGATGCCGTCGACTACGCGGCCGAGCAACTCTTCGCCTACCGCGACTTCAAGCGGTACGCCAAGCGCGACGACGTCGCTGCCGACGCCGATGCCGGCCAAGTCGCCCAGCGGCATGATGAGCACTTTGTTGTCGCGGAAACCGACGACTTCGGCCAACACCGGCTCGGCCGTGCGTTTATAGAGAATCTGGCAGGTCTCGCCGATGGCCATATTCGGTCCCATCGACTCGATCACGACGCCGATGACTTGCCGCACCTTGCCGTACTGCCGAACGAGGTCGGCGCCGCGCAGGGTCTC harbors:
- a CDS encoding aminodeoxychorismate/anthranilate synthase component II; translated protein: MKKILFIDNFDSFTYNVVHLLASQGAQQDVLLNDDPRLTAGLLDQYDALVVGPGPGKPSETPQMLAVLKAAIDRDMPVLGVCLGLQAIGEVMGGTVTHAPKQMHGKTSVVVHDGSGIFAGLPGRVQFTRYHSLCLAPDSLPETLHVTARSDDGVIQGIAHAEKPVHGVQFHPESVLSEHGEDIMRNFLGLIPDR
- a CDS encoding chorismate-binding protein yields the protein MIARVRAIPADVLTPIGAYLALDGKCMLESVEHGGRLSRYTFIGLDYLAAAEFDAGESLYDRLRAFVAEHRVDGEHAALGGALVAFSYDAARPMARLQRREPSPPSMPAAYVAIPATWLIFDHFTHALTIWACDPEPSKAEERIDGCVDRLFAVAAPPVRPVRAKGTASQSIARERYLELAERVKGHIFDGNVYQLQLGIRFGAELQGTAFDLYRALRRANPSPYMFYVDTPFGQLLGASPEFLVRLEGRKARIRPLAGTRPRGADDEDDARIAAELLSDEKERAEHVMLVDLGRNDLGTVCDYGSVRVDELLQIERYSHVMHIVSNVVGRLRDDCDGLDLFRAGFPAGTVTGTPKVRAMQLIDELEPITRGFYAGSVGRWSFGGDFDSCITLRSIHVRDGRAWWQASAGIVADSDPVAEYEEVLHKTRIARTVLGL
- the fliJ gene encoding flagellar export protein FliJ; translation: MRKKFNFTLQPVLEYRKRIEDQKQQTMAMRQLAWDEARRELDRLNGEFRTNSRELRERHRDFDVEELRLRYAHLQFLDRTIDAQIKVLAERQVALDRARKDLIAASKNRKVVDKLKERRKLAFTAEELRVEQIELDDGNARMEGRLQRNAGGLP
- the fliI gene encoding flagellar protein export ATPase FliI — protein: MDTQTRPFSADRYIETLRGADLVRQYGKVRQVIGVVIESMGPNMAIGETCQILYKRTAEPVLAEVVGFRDNKVLIMPLGDLAGIGVGSDVVALGVPLEVAVGEELLGRVVDGIGLPIDGKGHINAEKRLRVTSAPPPALARARITEPLSLGIRAIDGMLTCGKGQRVGIFAGSGVGKSTILGMIARNTSADVNVIALVGERGKEVRDFIERDLGEEGLRRSVVIVSTSDQPALVRIKAAFVAMTIAEYFRDQGLDVMFMMDSVTRFAMAQREVGLSIGEPTTTRGYTPSVFALLPKLLERAGTAERGTITGLFSVLVDGDDMNEPIADAVRAILDGHVVLSRSLASANHYPAIDVLQSVSRVMPDVVDANHFSAASAIRDVLATYRDVEDLINIGAYVPGSNPRVDLALTKIEAIKHFLRQGIYETNAYEQTMKALLAVA